Proteins encoded within one genomic window of Macrobrachium nipponense isolate FS-2020 chromosome 9, ASM1510439v2, whole genome shotgun sequence:
- the LOC135217911 gene encoding endoribonuclease CG2145-like translates to MKASFLLFCLLFQGITSELFIDLSQCGDVPVKNKLVQVGTTNCSDQRLDFSEVAEKLLQLDLDRNVIAINARKKCWSTAADPYREPLLLSYYSELMHKNTTKELIKLLDMGQTALGHQDAFLTAIVNTKVMHCLGDYLWAKGLITRNLWDVLDEYWFTEYQRGYKMSSGFEHVFVGELKLGYIKGLHNWEGLKKKGYPFCFTKVVRLDQKGYVVEARLQRGNQIKTFFVETTPELEMAFYTLCFSFRTFDKRHECFFNFRNFYIRTFKHNLGYTEVIEASYPIVL, encoded by the exons ATGAaagcctccttcctcctcttctgccTCCTATTCCAAG GCATAACTTCAGAGCTGTTCATAGACCTCAGTCAGTGTGGGGATGTGCCAGTCAAAAATAAGCTAGTGCAGGTAGGCACAACGAACTGCAGCGACCAAAGGCTGGATTTCTCCGAAGTCGCTGAGAAACTCCTGCAGCTAGACTTGGACAGGAATGTTATCGCAATCAACGCTAGGAAGAAATGTTGGTCAACGGCTGCTGATCCCTACAGAGAACC GCTGCTTCTTTCTTATTATTCAGAACTGATGCACAAAAACACTACCAAAGAGTTGATAAAGTTACTGGATATGGGTCAGACGGCTCTGGGACATCAAGATGCATTCCTCACCGCCATCGTGAACACCAAAGTCATGCACTGTCTGGGAGATTACCTCTGGGCAAAAG GGCTTATCACTAGAAATCTGTGGGATGTCCTTGACGAATATTGGTTCACAGAATACCAGCGAGGTTACAAAATGTCCTCAGGGTTTGAACATGTGTTCGTGGGTGAGCTGAAGCTCGGATATATAAAAGGGTTGCACAACTGGGAAGGCTTAAAGAAGAAAGGTTACCCATTTTGCTTCACCAAGGTTGTCCGGTTAGATCAAAAG GGCTACGTCGTCGAGGCGAGGCTCCAGAGAGGAAACCAGATCAAGACCTTCTTCGTCGAAACAACGCCCGAGCTGGAGATGGCCTTCTACACTCTCTGCTTCAGCTTCAGGACCTTCGACAAGAGGCACGAGTGCTTCTTTAACTTCAGGAACTTCTACATCCGCACATTCAAGCACAACCTCGGATATACCGAAGTCATCGAAGCTTCTTATCCGATTGTTCTGTAA